CTCAGACAAAGCCAAAATTTCAGGTGGAAGGCCCTATATGGAAAGCTGGTTTGCTTTATAGGTTAGAGGCTGTAAAAGATGTGAACATCCTCGATTTAACATGGACACTACCTTGTCTTCACCAAGATTATCTGAAGAAATCTGAAGATTATTTAGCCCATCTGCTTGGGCATGGTAAGATATACACTTGACATCTTAAATTTCATTGTAACCTTTCAATAAGCTAACTCTTTGTGTTTTCTGCTGCATGCATAAGTGTCTGTGTATGCTCACATGTTCATGGTAGAAAATGGGATCGTGTGAACAAAACGCAACATTAGAGCAGTAGTGAGAAAATCATTTCTAGATTTCACTAGTCTCTAGCTCAGCGCTAGAATTTTGCAAATGCACAAATTTAAATGAACAATTACTGATGTCATACAAAATGAGTGAAACCTTTTGTCTTACTTTTTTGTAAGTAGCATCTTGCAATGGTCTCTGTTCTCAGTTCACTTGTCATGTTTCTAGTTTCCCCTTGATATTAGCATGCCATTCATGAATGGTTTGCCTGGATATTCTCTTGTTCCATGGAAGCTGTTGTGTGGTTGGCCTCTCTCTTTTATCTAAATTTGTAATTTCAAGCACATGTTTACACTTTGCAGAGGGCAAAGGAAGCTTGCATTCATTTCTCAAAGCAAGAGGATTGGCAACTTCCTTGTCTGCGGGAGTTGGGGATGAAGGAATGCATCGATCTTCTTTAGCTTACATCTTTGGCATGTCCATTCACTTGACTGACTATGGCTTGGAAAAGGTTTTGTCTTTGTCTTGTCTTGTATATCttgaagatttttatttttctgctctGCGGTGCTATAGTCCTCATTTTTTAGAGGATCTTGAGGAGCTGCTTTTAATGTGGAGCATGTCCACTTGCCTAGACCATAATATTTTAGTCATTCAAGCGTTACAAGAGTTGTTTGAATTTATtgctcgtgtttttttttttttatgaagaaaaccATGCCCTTTCAGCTGTTGTCACTGATTACAATGATCTTTATTTGCAGATTTTTGACATCATTGGCTTTGTTTATCAATACCTTAAGCTGTTACGAGAAGTTCCGCCTCAACAATGGATATTTAAGGAACTACAGGATATTGGAAACATGGAATTTAGATTTGCAGAAGAGCAACCTCAGGATGATTATGCTGCAGAACTTGCAGGTTTGTCTTTGTTGAGTCTTGCTGGCATCTATCTTTTTGTGGTGTGCACAACTGGTACTAGTTCTACTTGTAATTTGTAGTTTAAAAATTTGTTAGAGGTTCCTGCAATTATTGCAATATGTGCCCTTTGACGAGCAAATAAATCATTATCTTTCTTCTGTTGAAATTGAGATTCCTTTTTTGATTAGAAGTTCTATATTTTTGCAACTTTTTTCCATTGCaccaatcaattctttcatggAGAATTTTGGGGACAATTCTCATACTGCTAGTTACTTGACCTTACCTGATTGTTTATGCAAGGTGGTGAATAGTTCAGACAGAACTGTCTATAATTTCTTATGTATCCTTGGTTTCATGGTTTGACAAGTACCCTTTCATGGTCATTTTGAAGCTTGAATGACCAAGATGTCTAGTAGCAACATGATGCAGGCCAGTTGCTATTTTCTATATGACGACATATAACAGTGGCAGCTTTCCTTCCTGTCATGTCTTTCCCAGACCATTCAATATCATTTTGAGCATCTTTATGATAACGATCTTCTATTTTAACTAACTAAAATTGGCAATTTTCTATTGCAGAAAATTTGCTTGTTTTCCCAGCAGAAAATGTTATATATTGTGACTATGTGTACAAGATTTGGGATGAGAAAGCTATAAAACATTTACTGCAGTTCTTTACACCAGAAAACATGAGGATTGATGTGGTGTCCAAGCCATCTGTGAAGTCTCAAGGTAATGGTTATTCCAGTTTTTCAATGTTCCCGTATTTGATGGAATTATCATTTtacctatataaaatataaaatatagaacTGTAAATGGAGATATAATCTGTGAAAGGAAAACTTACAAGAAGAACAGTATCTCTTGcacaattttatttcaaattgctCATTTGCACTTTCTATGAGAGTTGTGGCTATTACAATATAATGTACTTGACATCTTCTGGCAATAATATACCAGAAGCTATATTTCAACATAAATGATTGAGCTGTTTATCCTGTCTTTCTCTCCCCATCCTATTTCAGATCTCCAATGTGAGCCTTGGTTTGGATCATCTTATATTGAAGAAGCTATTCCGCCATCTTTGATAGAAATATGGAGGGACCCATCAGAAGTTGATGTTTCATTACATATGCCTTCAAAGAATGAGTTTGTTCCGAGTGACTTTTCAATTCGTGCTGATAACTTAGACCATGATCTTGTCAATGCATCCTTCCCAAGATGTATAATTGATGAACCATTAATGAAGTTCTGGTACAAGCTTGATAGCACTTTTAAAGTACCTCGTGCAAATACATATTTCCGCATATATCTGAAAGATGGATATGCAAGCATGAAGAGTTTTCTCATGACTGAACTGTTTATTCTCCTTCTGAAAGATGAGCTGAATGAGATAATTTATCAGGTTCGTTGCCTATCTTTTATCGGAACGAATTCTCCACTTTTGTAATTTATCAGCTGAATGAGACAATGACTTAATGAATGACTTTGCCTTGTTTGTGATTTGTTATGAGGATAACCATACATGTGTTATATTGAGATCTGATACTATTTCTATTGGAGCTTATTTTTAATGGAGAATTGATTACAGTAGCAGCTTATTGCATGGACTGGTTGCCCTAGTTGTTCAAATCCAGTTGTGTTGTTTTTGCTGGTATAAAACTTAGTTGAATGGCCCTCAAATCTCGTTGCACGGAAATGATAACTTGTTGAGCTAGACCTTGCATTAGCTTGTTACATTATTTTCATAATGCTGGTCATTTGTTCTCATTTTGTTTGACATTTACTTTTTACTCTGTAAATTTGTATCTTTTTCTGTTGTTGTACGAGTCATATGAcaggaaattttttattgtttctctgCAGGCCAGTGTAGCCAAGTTGGAAACATCCATATCTCTTGTGAGTGACAAGCTGGAGCTAAAGGTTTATGGTTTCAACGAGAAGCTCCCAGCTCTCTTATCTAAGGTTTTGGTGATAGCGAAATCTTTTTTGCCATCTGATGATCGTTTTAAGGTACACATACTGTGGCGTTTGGTGTCAATAGATATCCcaatgtgtttttaatttttcaaccgAATGCCTGCTCTAATACACTGCACTTATTTGGAGATAGAGTAAAGTTTCTTTGATGGTTTTTGAGCGTGACAGGTTATTAAAGAGGATTTGGAgcgaaatttaaaaaatgctaaTATGAAGCCTCTAAGTCATTCATCATACTTGAGGCTTCAAGTTCTGTGTAAGAGCTTCTACGATGTCGAGGAGAAGCAATGTGTTCTAAGTGACCTGTCTCTTGCAGATTTAAATGCATTTATTCCTGAGCTTCGTTCACAGGTATGCTTAACTCATGGCATGTTAAAAGGTCGTATTTTTCTTCAAGATTGGTATTTGTTCATTTTGGCATGCCATGCCATGCCTTGCATATTGTACAGGTCTCCAAATTTAAATGTGTCTGCATATTGTACAGCTATATATCGAGGCCCTTTGCCATGGCAATTTGTTACAAGAAGAAGCAATCaacttatcaaatataattagaaataaCTTGTCTGTACAACCACTTCCAGTCAATATGAGGCATGAAGAGCATGTAATATGTCTTCCATCTAGTGCCAATCTTGTGAGAGATGTCAATGTGAAGAATAAATCAGAAACAAACTCTGTGGTCGAGGTAATTGAAAATTTACTAatttaacaattttcttttcctgaTATGATCCATTacattctttctcctttttgaTCTCCACTGCAGCTTTATTTCCAGATTGAGCCAGAAGTGGGGTTGGACTCAATAAAATTGAAGGCCTTGGCAGATCTTTTTGATGAAATTGTGGAAGAACCACTTTTTAATCAGCTAAGGTtattttttggagttttttttgtttttttttttggttattggtTTTTTGTATTAAGTAGGCTGGGAAATATGCTTACATTTTGGGGGAAGCAAGAATATGATGGTGAGTCATGCCAATGAGATTTGTGTCCCAGAAGTTTAATTGTGTGTGGGTTTTTGCTGTTCTCCTGGGGCTGTGTAAACAAAGGTGCAGTTGTCTACATATTCTATTGGATGGGCATAGAGAATGATTTAGAGATATCCAGATTGTTATGCCCACCcttcaaaaagaaaaccaaatttTACGTAGGATTTATATTTACTCAATTCTTTATTCTCTTTTCCTTCTGAaagttttctatttattttgaaatacagGACAAAAGAGCAGCTTGGCTATGTTGTTGAATGTAGCCCGCGTGTGACCTATCGTATTAATGGGTTTTGTTTCATAGTCCAATCTTCCAAGTACAACCCAGTTTACTTGCTAGGAAGGATTGAAAATTTCATAAATGGGCTTGAAGAGTTGTTAGTAAGTATCCAAGTTCAATGTTCTCGTATACTGCTAGTTTCTTATATTTTTGCACTGTTTGATTCTACATTATAGTTAGTGTCTTAAGAAGCTTGTCCTTGTCCACTACAAGGACCATTTGCTCACTTGAAATGATTTGCTTGGATGGCTCATGGGAAATTGCATCTTTTGGGGTTCCCAAGTTAGATGGTTTGGGCATTCAGTTGATGCAATATTATTGTGAATatgaattgtttaatttttgcttGTTAGAACAATCATTTTGCGTTGATTAGCTTAATGCTTCTAAGGTGCCATCCTGGTTCTTACATGGCATGCTTCTTCTTTATGTGCCTTTGTTTTCTCATGGAcagctcttttaatttttcttccccCTCAAAagtatttaccataaattttcTCTTTTAACTTGTATAAATGTCAACTGTGTTAAAGCATCAAGGGGCTTTCAACAATGATATGTGCACTTTTAaaatgcttggtttttttcttctttgtttgcaCAAACAAATTTGGTTCTGACATGTTGATGAGCAGGAAGGACTTGATGATGCATCCTTTGAGAACTACAAAAGTGGGTTAGTGGCTAAGCTACTGGAGAAAGATCCTTCCCTCCAGTATGAAACCAATCGGCTGTGGAATCAAATAACCGATAAAAGGTACTGCTATCTATATACTTTACTCTGACATGGATGgcaatttttaattcaattaaaaccaCTTGAATCAAATGAGATCCCCTAACCCTTTTTAACGCACTGGCGAGCAGACATTTGAGCATCACTGAGCCCCTGATTCTATTGGATGATCACGACCGTGGAGCCATGATTCTTAACTGAATTTAAAGCATCTAATGCTTTTAAACTTTACTCTGAATTTAAAGCATTTTGCTGATAGTAACCCTACTTGGGTTTTGATTTTCAGGTATGTGTTCGACTCCTCACTGAAAGAAGCAGAAAAGCTTAAAAGCATTCACAAGAGTGATGTCATCAACTGGTTCAGAACCTATTTGCAACAATCATCGCCGAAGTGTAGGAGACTTACAATTCGGCTTTGGGGTTGCAACATCGACTTGAAAGAAGTTGAAACTCGACCAGATTCTGAGCAGGTTATTACAGACATCACTGCCTTTAAGGTATCATCCGAGTACTATCCGAGCCTTTGCTGAATATGTGAGAAACTTCAATTCATGCAATAACCATCGAAGGCCAAGTTTGAACAGTAGATGGTAGGTGGATTGGAAACAATATTATCTCTTGCACTTCAGAATAGgaactgaaaataaataacattgacCATTCATGTCACACTATattcttttggattttttgtaGACCACAAATAAAGTTTGTTCTGTTTATttattactagttttttttttcttatcatgtgACCTGCACGTGGTTCGCGCTTTCTTAAAATAGCAATCAAATGAAAACTACATATTGTAGGATATTTGAAtgaaaatctttataaaattttgaataaacTGCAATATGTTTTTGCTAGCTTTAAAAAGTTACATTTGATACCAacgaatttttgtattttacattttatttagtAGAGAATGATGTTTAATTAAACCCAAGTATTCTTAAAAATCTTTAACATAATTcaagttttaatattatttggtATTCTTGATTCAAGCAAgagatttcaattttatttttgaatatttatttttaataatttcttctttttagaaaTACTCTTAAACTCTTATCATATGAGGGgatgtttttctttataatcatgatataaaatgataaagtcTTGTTACTAATAAtagtaaatattttagaaacaataaacaaactcgaattttacagaaaataattttattttcattgccaTTAGTATAGGCACCACGATACCATCTTTCAGACTttttagaagggaaaaaaacatttattgtttGATAAGTCTAAATAATGTAAATGACCTTATAATCCCTAGAGCAATTCTAATTCCCAATTTtagttcaaaatataaaaataaaataaaatccttgAGTTTAAAGACAAAAGGCAAAAGCTGAAGCAAACAGGGAAATCTATGTTGATTTGGATTAGCAACAGCATCAACATGTGCTGTTGTCACTTGGCATAGTGGATCATAAGCCCAGCACCAAGACTTCAACACAACAgtcaatgaagaagaaaataatcatGTTTTGAAATCCTGAATTTTGGGTCTCAGCCCTGTAATCTCCCCTTTCCTTCACAACTCGAGAAAAGGAAAGCCATCACACCGACATATAGGTATATTTGTAATTGTAGTAGTGatggtttaaagtattttttatttagaaatatattaaaataattttttttattttttaaaaattatttttaatatcaacacactaaaacgatctgaaaatatataaaaaaattaaaaaaaatttaaaatgcgatgcatgaaaattaaattattgttaataaaccTTACCGAGATCCACGCTAGTTaactcaaacttaatttttttataaaaaaaatagtaacaaagttgttttctatatttttttcaagtcaactAAATTATAGATCACCTATAACTTAACCGACCAGCCAAGTTCATTCAGATTTTGAGCTAAACATGTAAAAATCTCACAAATTCaatctaataataatttatgaagcTGACATTGGAGTAACCGTTTCGTTTAGTCAGCCAATGTGGGCTGCATCATTGAGAAAAATTCCATAAATGGGATAACAAAGCACATTAAGAACCATCATGATAGAAGTTCTCCTCATCTCTTTCAAAATTTCCATCAAGAATGCACATGGTAGGGTTAGGCTTCGTCATCTAGCTATACCACCATGCTCACACTTTTTCCAAGCTGAGAACAGTTATTCAAAGGTCTTGATCTTGTTGCCCTACCAGTGGGACTAACAATAGACAAACCCTAGTGAGGGGGGCTTTTCACATTGCCCTCCTCACCAGCAAGAAAAAACACACACTGCAAAACTCCCATGCTTCCTTGTGGATATAACTCGCCATTAGCATCCCCTGGAAAATGATGTGTCAAGCCTTGAGAATCACAGGTCCTGTTCCTAGCTACCCTGCATTTATTAGGAAACTTTATTAGAAAATACagaattctctctctttttatggcTGAAATTGTTCTTTCTTCAAGAAAGAAGCTAAATCCCCCCAAGATTTCCTTGTTGGATCTGTATCTTTGAACCTTGTCATCACATAGCAATGAAACAATAAATAAGGTTGCTTTTAGCTATTATTTCTGAACAGAAAAAACAGATacagagaagaaagaaacacatacttggttaaaaaaacagaaacagaaactatttcttagacagtcttaaaatgaatttctgtaatttcaaaataaaaaatacagaaaagcaTGTACTCTCTATCCTAACTATTTCCGTCTTTTCTACCAAACGATATCTGATACTGGCTTTTGGAGGGCTGAATCTGTATTTCTTTACAATGGAAGGTAAAAAGCGACAAAGACATagacataagaaaaataaactgtATGTGTGGAAACTCCACATGTAGCCTGGAAGGTAGAAGACATAATTAATGAAAGCCTGCCATTGAGGACAAAAAGTTGATGTATTCACCAACAGACCTGAAgtaagctaatcaaggacattgGCTGGTGGAGTAATGTTTTTGAAGACAAGTTTTATACACATTGCAAAGCTGTTTATTTTGGctcttaattaatataaaaaaaatatatatgaccaCTGAATCTTGTATTTGCTCAACCACTACGTATGATATGTGCATGAGATTTTGTATatatgataaatgaaaaaaatacaaagaagaagaagaagattgagaagATGCATGAATATGACATTGGTGGCCGCAAAGCCGGATGTTGCATGTGCTCCTAACATGGTAGGACCGCCAATATCAAATTAGCGGCATAAAAGAATTGTTCGTCTCTATCAAGAGCGGCAGCTAGAACAGCTGAATCAACTCCAAGCCCTCGTACGTAGTTACCTATCTCGATCTGGTTTGATTTGTCAATCTGGTTATTCGTCGGTTCAAAATCTAGTCTGGGATATGTTAGTTACCTATCTTCAAGCCCACATGAAGTTTTAGAGTAGGTTTATGTTGAATCGGCCAATTATCCACGATCTAGATCTTGGCGCAGGTCAAATACCTGTGCGTGCTCTAATGGCTATGCTTCAAGTTCCACCATGCGAGAAACAAGGTTCCATATATGCTAACTCAAGGCCATAAAAAGCAGCCCATAACTCCGACTGCAACGAAGAACAGATGCACACAATATTGCCATATTTAAGTGTGTCGAGAACAAGCCATTTGACCATAGTAAATGCCATTCAATACTTTCCCATTTAGAGGACTCCTACGTATAAAACTGTTCTACCAAAAATCCATGGTTAAACAGCAACCACTTActctgattttcttctttttttttagatccatCTCATCTCAAGTACTTGATTTCTAAACTTCTACCGCAACTATGTTTGGTACGTATCGCGATCTAACCGTAAATTGTGGTTTCACCAcaccatgataaaaaaaaaaaaaaaaacgatcacCGGAATACACCATATATAGGAATCCGTAAATTAGAAACAACATTTTGGTAGGGCATCTAATTTGATGCTCTGTAGAAGCATTTCTTTATCCTGTTCGAGTCCACGTGTGAACATAACCCTATAGAATGAAGAGCAGTGTAATTGGTTTTGTGTATTTTACTACCAACAAACAGCAATGGATGTTTCATGGCAAGGCTTGGGGATAGATTCAAGAACAAGCTAGAACAAGAGAAGTCGTGCAATCATCTAATTAACCAAGTAGATCAGATTGTCTTATTAGCACGTAGgccttaatttgattttatatcctTGCATCTAAACAATGTGTCTCCTTCTGTTTTGACATGAAGTTAGGTGGTGATTCACATTCttgaaatttgtatttattatttttttcaattaacttgattaaaaacTAATCATCTAGTTAATTACAATTTAATGATGTCTTGGACAGTAAGAATCTCTGCCACCCAGCACAAATTTATGGTAATGTCTCATGTCACCATGCTATCTTTAATTaactaaaatctttttattgttttggattaatatgaatatttaaacaacttgtatgtattttaattaattttacgggttctaaaattaatgattatgtacagtttaaaatattattaaacatagcttaaaaatatatatatatatatatatatatatatatagtattctATTTCCCTCCTTCCCCCGACAAGGAGAAAGAAAGTGAAATCCGAAAGCCCTCCTTATCCACACATAACATACGACAAAGTAatctttaaccaaaaaaaaaaaaaaccttatccaTACATAATacatattcttaaaaaatcctTAGCATTCATCAAGGTAACTTTTAGAATATGGTACATAAAGACAAGCTTGGTGAGTATagaatatacacacacacacacacacataattatataagGTCACACGAGACATTATTCACGTGCATGTGGACGGTGCAATCTTTTTATTGTCCATGGCAAAAGAATGCATGAAAATGCACATCTTAATTTACATTTGtgatttttaactctttttctCCCCGTAACAAACATAtgtattaaatttagtttgatttaaaccttgatttagagttaatttgaaaaaatttaaagtaatttaatatgttaattcaAAATCCGGTTGTCCTGTCAAATTTAAGTGAGAGCTgactcaaataattttaagatttttttttttttttatctataacaaTGTTTGTAAAAGGAAATAGTAGTAATGGACATCTTAAAGAAGCCATATTTCTTTCCTAGACTACACGAAAActccatttctttttcatgtCAGCCTCAAACTATTTAAACAAGGGCAGCCAGCAGCCACGTGACCAGCACCATCATACAAAGAAAAGTTGGAACATCTCACGCTCTAGATGTTTTCCATGCCCACTTTAGACTTTGAAAACATGTATACATATCGGTGGAAAATCCCTTTATTCAACTCTCAAATTCTTGAGAAAAAAACTCTGTGAGGGCACATGGTTTTGTCAATGAACATTAATTAATGAGCCATTTGGTCTTATAATCCTGAGGAACAATGGTGGCTGAGGAAGCAGACGGCCATTCTCTTTGTCTAGCTAGGACCAAAGGGTGAGAGAGAGGTGTTGAAAACCAAAT
This window of the Populus trichocarpa isolate Nisqually-1 chromosome 13, P.trichocarpa_v4.1, whole genome shotgun sequence genome carries:
- the LOC7464726 gene encoding nardilysin-like; amino-acid sequence: MFKIAAAFGVCKIVSPSFQKPLSLGITFSPQTQRKKERETMVALCVSRSDDVVIKSPNDKRLYRVIELENGLCALLVHDPEIYPDGVPDESGTVEYGENDVEEEEDDDDEDDDEEEEDDEEGEEEEEEEEEEENSEGEEEKGKGGASLQTKKAAAAMCVAMGSFSDPAEAQGLAHFLEHMLFMGSEEFPDENEYDSFLSKHGGSSNAYTEAEHTCYHFEVKREFLKGALRRFSQFFVSPLMKSEAMEREVLAVDSEFNQVLQSDACRLQQLQCHTSGPGHPFNRFSWGNKKSLVDAMEKGINLREHILKLYRDYYHGGLMKLVVIGGEPLDVLESWVTELFAKVRKGPQTKPKFQVEGPIWKAGLLYRLEAVKDVNILDLTWTLPCLHQDYLKKSEDYLAHLLGHEGKGSLHSFLKARGLATSLSAGVGDEGMHRSSLAYIFGMSIHLTDYGLEKIFDIIGFVYQYLKLLREVPPQQWIFKELQDIGNMEFRFAEEQPQDDYAAELAENLLVFPAENVIYCDYVYKIWDEKAIKHLLQFFTPENMRIDVVSKPSVKSQDLQCEPWFGSSYIEEAIPPSLIEIWRDPSEVDVSLHMPSKNEFVPSDFSIRADNLDHDLVNASFPRCIIDEPLMKFWYKLDSTFKVPRANTYFRIYLKDGYASMKSFLMTELFILLLKDELNEIIYQASVAKLETSISLVSDKLELKVYGFNEKLPALLSKVLVIAKSFLPSDDRFKVIKEDLERNLKNANMKPLSHSSYLRLQVLCKSFYDVEEKQCVLSDLSLADLNAFIPELRSQLYIEALCHGNLLQEEAINLSNIIRNNLSVQPLPVNMRHEEHVICLPSSANLVRDVNVKNKSETNSVVELYFQIEPEVGLDSIKLKALADLFDEIVEEPLFNQLRTKEQLGYVVECSPRVTYRINGFCFIVQSSKYNPVYLLGRIENFINGLEELLEGLDDASFENYKSGLVAKLLEKDPSLQYETNRLWNQITDKRYVFDSSLKEAEKLKSIHKSDVINWFRTYLQQSSPKCRRLTIRLWGCNIDLKEVETRPDSEQVITDITAFKVSSEYYPSLC